In Alicyclobacillus macrosporangiidus CPP55, a single window of DNA contains:
- a CDS encoding YeeE/YedE family protein yields MATPEARIVDLDSRLSLPQADRPETMQRVWVWVSVLIFLLGFIYLNRAVSFNNAVLFLVAGVLGMTLYHAHFGFTSSFRHLIVSGRGIGIRAQMITFALANVLFLPVLLSGHVLGHAVKANVYPVGLSVLAGSILFGIGMQLGDGCASGTLYHTGGGDVRGILTLIGFVAGSVIGSAHYAWWMKTPNLGPVSFVQTLGPAGGLAVSFALMALVFAIVWGVEKRRNGRVEPLFGGGRFRWAQVIKGPWSWVAGGVVLAIGNFVLLLVSGKPWGVTSAFALWGAKIAQGIGIHVENWGYWQTTANAAALHQSVLTNLETTDDIAIMVGALLAAALAGKLPARYFRGIPVRMMLGLLAGGVLMGYGARIAFGCNIGAYFSGIASFSLHGWEWFLGALIGSAIGIRLRPVCRLQNR; encoded by the coding sequence ATGGCAACGCCAGAGGCGCGCATCGTCGATCTCGACTCCCGCTTGTCCCTGCCGCAGGCGGACCGGCCGGAGACGATGCAGCGCGTGTGGGTTTGGGTTTCCGTTCTCATCTTTCTCCTCGGGTTTATCTACCTTAACCGGGCAGTGTCGTTCAACAACGCCGTCCTGTTCCTGGTGGCAGGCGTCCTCGGAATGACGCTCTACCATGCGCACTTCGGGTTCACCAGTTCATTTCGGCACCTCATCGTCAGCGGTCGAGGGATCGGCATCCGGGCGCAGATGATCACGTTTGCGTTGGCCAACGTGCTCTTCCTGCCTGTGCTGCTCAGCGGTCACGTCCTCGGCCACGCGGTGAAAGCGAACGTGTACCCGGTTGGGTTGTCGGTGCTGGCGGGTTCCATCCTGTTCGGCATCGGGATGCAGCTGGGGGACGGCTGCGCGTCGGGAACGTTGTATCACACGGGCGGCGGCGACGTCCGCGGGATCCTGACGTTGATTGGGTTTGTCGCGGGTTCGGTGATTGGCTCCGCCCACTACGCCTGGTGGATGAAGACACCGAATCTCGGACCCGTCTCCTTTGTGCAGACGTTGGGGCCCGCAGGTGGCCTGGCGGTCAGTTTCGCCCTGATGGCACTGGTATTCGCCATCGTGTGGGGCGTGGAGAAGCGGCGTAACGGCAGGGTGGAACCGCTTTTCGGGGGCGGCCGTTTCCGTTGGGCCCAGGTGATCAAGGGCCCGTGGAGCTGGGTGGCCGGCGGCGTGGTGCTCGCCATCGGGAACTTCGTACTGCTGCTGGTCTCCGGTAAACCCTGGGGCGTGACCTCCGCCTTCGCCCTGTGGGGGGCCAAAATCGCCCAGGGCATCGGCATCCACGTGGAGAACTGGGGCTACTGGCAGACGACCGCCAACGCTGCGGCCCTGCATCAAAGCGTGCTGACCAACCTGGAGACCACCGACGACATCGCCATCATGGTCGGCGCTCTGCTCGCGGCGGCGCTGGCGGGGAAGCTGCCTGCGCGGTACTTCCGGGGAATCCCCGTGCGGATGATGTTGGGGCTGCTCGCGGGCGGCGTGTTGATGGGCTACGGCGCCCGCATTGCCTTCGGCTGCAACATCGGCGCCTATTTCTCCGGCATCGCGTCGTTCAGCCTGCACGGGTGGGAATGGTTCCTGGGCGCGCTGATCGGCAGCGCCATCGGCATCCGGCTGCGCCCGGTCTGCCGTCTGCAGAACCGTTGA